A region from the Salminus brasiliensis chromosome 22, fSalBra1.hap2, whole genome shotgun sequence genome encodes:
- the kbtbd2 gene encoding kelch repeat and BTB domain-containing protein 2 codes for MMSEAGVCRPVNTEYAVSVLEQLKFFYEQKLLTDITLLVEDNEFPCHKMILATCSSYFRAMFMSGLSESKQSHVHLRNVDPVTLQTIITYAYTGNLAISDSTVEPLYETACFLQVEDVLLQCRDYLVKKITADNCVRMLSIGDMFSCSELKQSAKRMVEHKFPVVYRQEAFLQLSHELLLDLLSSDNLNVEKEETVREAAMLWLEYNMEARSQYLSSVLSQIRIDALSEVTQRAWFQGLPPNDKSVVVQGLYKSMPKFFKPRLGMTKEEMLIFVEAESPGDSQPVVVGPRHTVVCYSPQAEKVYKLSSPPGDLQKVGTLVTPDNDVFIAGGQVPLKSALASHGSKSGKLQAAYCSVDSFFWLDAQQNAWVAKTPMLCARTKPSLVYCQGFIYAIGGDNVGGELNKRTVERYDCERDEWSMTSPLPCAWSWSTAVAARDCVYVMSHDLMYCYFPHADTWVEMAMRQTSRCFASAAALGDLIFYIGGLHVVGNSSLRLPTSTIDGSSVTVEIYDVNKNEWRMAANIPAKRYSDPCVRAVVLLNSLCIFIRETHLNERAKYALYQYNLELDQWCLRQPVSERVLWDLGKDFRCTVGKLYPSCLEESPWKPPTYLFSPDGVEEFEVDRDRDMVALPHV; via the exons ATGATGTCGGAGGCAGGAGTTTGCCGTCCGGTGAACACAGAGTATGCTGTTTCTGTGCTGGAACAGCTCAAGTTTTTCTACGAGCAGAAATTACTGACAGACATCACTTTGTTGGTGGAAGACAACGAGTTCCCTTGCCACAAGATGATTTTGGCCACATGCAGCTCTTATTTTAG aGCCATGTTCATGAGTGGATTGAGTGAAAGTAAACAGTCACATGTTCATTTGAGAAATGTGGATCCTGTCACTCTGCAGACAATCATCACCTATGCTTATACAGGCAATTTGGCCATCAGCGACAGTACTGTGGAACCTCTTTATGAAACTGCCTGCTTTCTCCAg GTTGAGGATGTGTTGCTGCAGTGTCGTGACTATTTAGTGAAGAAGATCACAGCTGATAACTGTGTGCGCATGCTGAGCATCGGTGATATGTTCAGCTGTAGTGAGTTAAAGCAGAGTGCGAAGAGGATGGTAGAGCACAAGTTTCCTGTGGTATACCGTCAGGAGGCCTTTCTGCAGCTTTCTCATGAGCTTCTGCTAGACCTGCTCAGCAGTGACAAcctgaatgtggagaaagagGAGACTGTGCGGGAGGCAGCAATGTTGTGGCTGGAGTACAACATGGAGGCTCGTTCGCAGTACCTGTCGTCTGTCCTCAGCCAGATTCGAATTGATGCGCTTTCTGAAGTTACGCAGCGTGCCTGGTTCCAGGGCCTTCCTCCCAATGATAAATCAGTGGTGGTGCAGGGCCTCTATAAGTCCATGCCCAAGTTTTTCAAGCCTAGACTGGGTATGACCAAGGAAGAGATGCTAATTTTTGTGGAGGCAGAGTCGCCTGGAGACAGTCAGCCAGTGGTGGTGGGTCCTCGTCACACGGTGGTGTGTTACAGTCCACAGGCTGAAAAGGTTTACAAACTGAGCAGTCCACCTGGAGATCTGCAAAAAGTTGGTACATTGGTCACTCCGGACAATGATGTCTTTATTGCTGGTGGACAGGTACCACTTAAAAGTGCATTGGCCAGCCATGGCAGCAAAAGTGGCAAGCTTCAGGCTGCTTATTGCTCAGTAGACAGCTTCTTCTGGCTGGATGCCCAACAAAACGCCTGGGTTGCCAAAACACCCATGCTCTGTGCTCGCACAAAGCCTTCCCTGGTCTACTGCCAGGGCTTTATATATGCTATTGGTGGCGATAATGTAGGCGGGGAGCTTAATAAGCGCACAGTTGAGCGATATGACTGCGAGCGAGATGAATGGAGCATGACTAGCCCACTGCCCTGTGCCTGGAGCTGGAGCACAGCCGTGGCTGCCCGAGATTGTGTCTATGTTATGAGCCATGACCTCATGTACTGCTATTTCCCCCACGCTGACACGTGGGTGGAAATGGCCATGCGGCAGACTAGCCGATGCTTTGCTTCTGCAGCTGCGCTGGGTGACCTTATCTTTTACATTGGTGGCCTTCATGTTGTTGGAAACTCCAGTTTGCGTCTGCCCACCAGCACCattgatggttcttctgttacTGTGGAGATTTATGATGTTAACAAGAACGAATGGCGGATGGCTGCTAATATCCCAGCTAAACGCTACTCCGATCCATGTGTTAGAGCAGTAGTTTTGCTAAATTCTTTATGCATCTTTATACGTGAGACTCACCTTAATGAGCGTGCAAAGTATGCCCTTTATCAGTACAACCTGGAGCTGGACCAGTGGTGTCTGCGGCAGCCTGTCTCTGAGCGTGTGCTATGGGACCTGGGTAAGGACTTCCGTTGCACTGTGGGAAAACTGTATCCATCCTGCTTGGAAGAGTCACCATGGAAACCACCCACCTACCTCTTTTCTCCTGATGGAGTGGAGGAGTTTGAAGtggacagggacagggacatGGTGGCACTGCCACATGTATAG
- the LOC140544432 gene encoding bucky ball-like, which produces MDEPNKASQSAGSGQSHQRPVTHSRPFFYVQPPMQPFYTYQWHMNNPYSHNVHGSGFHFGRPCMVPYSYLQYPGYVVPHAAVHPVDYRRIYERSFPPGTSAATYDFSFRQHQPSGTQKETTCSGAQTDPCEALNKLIECLDQLRAGEELHSRMDSQTSETLLPLAEEGKSEEETGVYASKKIDLSGSKTAETDTADCSWNKFSTQREKWPVSSEKEQLLENSSAEEEGCKVQEAADYLHQAFCVQSQNQPQDTGVSSDSPEKNRDEKVPDIKEREPRQQMEWEDSNVNWPSSQSSPVQPPSTRTTESQGTESAPADISGDYSCCILHLPFEKVLNTSVYGSGSTTRSLGSPFSYSYCPPQLSRERVSVLSPSLDELSSHDELLSTDLEDMGLFPTRIYARGRLAEVASRKSNPSVGEIHADMCVFYPKRLACSVCGSSVFKDHSRPKAFHCGTCCYGDADDSDEEAVEANIGGRQAMQTCKHCLGGTMTKIHTSKKPHQLSKHRFKHRAELEGRPGQTEATYTEHFYCEKCISPPEKSTGHSARGINTRLCKERRCRTMGIMSDQVVWESAGGNARPKACRAQPLPQRQERMSQRKSRLKPQGSRNGSTAADDGDDDDDDDEEEIVGEKEGTTKRGGVRC; this is translated from the exons ATGGACG AACCAAACAAAGCTTCACAGTCAGCAGGAAGTGGACAATCGCATCAGCGTCCAGTTACCCATTCCAGGCCATTTTTCTATGTTCAACCACCCATGCAGCCTTTTTATACATACCAATGGCACATGAACAACCCGTACAGTCACAATGTCCATGGATCAG GCTTCCATTTTGGTCGACCTTGCATGGTGCCCTATTCCTACCTGCAGTATCCTGGATATGTTGTGCCTCATGCTGCCGTGCACCCTGTAGATTACAGAAGAATTTATGAACGCAGCTTTCCACCAGGAACATCAGCCGCTACTTATGACTTCAGCTTCCGCCAGCACCAGCCTAGTGGCACCCAGAAAGAGACAACATGTTCAGGGGCACAGACCGACCCCTGTGAAGCATTAAATAAACTAATAGAGTGTTTGGATCAGCTCCGTGCCGGAGAGGAATTGCACTCCAGAATGGATTCCCAAACCTCCGAGACCCTCTTGCCATTAGCTGAGGAGGggaagagtgaggaagagaCTGGAGTATATGCAAGCAAAAAAATTGATCTTAGTGGctctaaaacagcagaaacagatACAGCTGATTGTAGTTGGAATAAGTTCTCTACCCAGCGTGAGAAATGGCCTGTAAGTTCAGAAAAGGAGCAATTGCTGGAGAACTCCTCTGCAGAAGAGGAAGGTTGTAAGGTACAAGAGGCAGCTGACTACCTACATCAAGCTTTCTGTGTCCAGTCTCAAAACCAGCCCCAG GACACAGGGGTATCGAGTGATAGTCCAGAGAAAAACCGAGATGAGAAGGTTCCAGACATAAAGGAGCGTGAACCCAGGCAGCAAATGGAGTGGGAAGATTCCAATGTCAACTGGCCTTCATCACAGTCATCTCCAGTACAACCTCCTTCCACCAGAACAACTGAATCTCAGGGTACCGAGAGTGCTCCAGCGGATATTTCTGGCGATTACTCCTGCTGTATCCTCCACTTACCATTTGAGAAGGTTCTGAATACTAGTGTTTATGGATCTGGCTCTACCACCCGATCACTTGGCTCCCCTTTCAGTTACAGCTACTGCCCACCCCAACTATCCCGTGAACGAGTTAGTGTTCTAAGCCCGTCGTTAGATGAACTTTCATCCCATGATGAGCTTCTGTCCACTGACCTGGAAGATATGGGCCTGTTTCCAACCCGAATTTATGCCAGAGGAAGACTGGCTGAGGTTGCATCGAGGAAAAGTAACCCATCTGTTGGTGAGATCCATGCTgatatgtgtgttttttatccAAAGAGGCTGGCCTGTTCTGTGTGTGGGTCAAGTGTCTTTAAGGACCACAGCAGGCCAAAAGCTTTCCACTGTGGGACATGTTgttatggagatgcagatgactCTGATGAGGAGGCTGTAGAAGCTAACATTGGAGGCCGGCAAGCAATGCAAACCTGCAAGCATTGTCTTGGAGGCACCATGACAAAAATACACACTTCAAAAAAACCTCACCAACTCTCCAAACACCGATTTAAGCACCGAGCGGAGCTTGAGGGGAGACCAGGTCAGACAGAAGCAACTTATACCGAACACTTCTATTGTGAAAAATGTATTAGTCCTCCAGAAAAGAGCACTGGTCATTCTGCCAGAGGAATCAACACTCGGCTTTGTAAAG AGAGGCGATGCAGAACAATGGGAATAATGTCAGATCAGGTTGTGTGGGAAAGTGCTGGAGGTAATGCCAGACCAAAGGCCTGCAGAGCTCAACCGCTACCACAAAGGCAAG AGAGAATGAGCCAGAGGAAGTCTCGTCTTAAGCCTCAGGGATCCAGAAATGGCAgtactgctgctgatgatggtgatgatgatgatgatgatgatgaggaagagATTGTGGGTGAAAAGGAGG GGACTACGAAAAGAGGAGGTGTGAGATGCTAG